From Triticum urartu cultivar G1812 chromosome 2, Tu2.1, whole genome shotgun sequence, a single genomic window includes:
- the LOC125534043 gene encoding putative invertase inhibitor, giving the protein MMRHSQALSQLAVLLLLFLLVSSSAASTLDDTCKSVSASNRDLGYDYCVKFFKACKDSATADKRGLAVIATKIIRAAAVNTGRRIATIKASHGDDRRIQGPLADCDELYSSAVDQLDAAARGISSGKFQDALTNLSAAADAPQTCEEGFRELGVSSPLADEDSKFSKECSIALAVTNTL; this is encoded by the coding sequence ATGATGAGGCATTCCCAAGCTCTCTCGCAGctcgccgtcctcctcctcctcttcctcctcgtctcatCCAGCGCCGCTTCCACTCTAGACGACACCTGCAAGTCCGTCAGCGCGAGCAACAGGGACCTCGGCTACGACTACtgcgtcaagttcttcaaggcgTGCAAGGACAGCGCCACCGCGGACAAGCGCGGCCTGGCCGTCATCGCCACGAAGATCATCCGAGCGGCAGCCGTGAACACCGGCAGGCGCATCGCCACCATCAAGGCCTCGCACGGGGACGACAGGAGGATCCAGGGCCCGCTCGCCGACTGCGACGAGCTGTACTCGAGCGCCGTGGACCAGCTCGACGCGGCGGCGAGGGGCATCTCGTCGGGGAAGTTCCAGGACGCCCTGACGAACCTCAGCGCCGCTGCGGACGCGCCACAGACCTGCGAGGAAGGGTTTCGCGAGCTGGGCGTGAGTTCGCCGCTGGCCGACGAGGACTCCAAGTTCAGTAAGGAGTGCTCCATCGCTCTCGCTGTAACGAACACGTTGTAA
- the LOC125534044 gene encoding putative invertase inhibitor, producing the protein MMRHWQAPSCLLVLLFVLVFSEASTLEDTCKSVGASKKDIGYDYCIKFFQGDSASATADRHGLVVIATKITRGEAANSRKRIDALKASVTDKKVSGRLSDCRMHYTAALKWLEAAAEGVKSGNLQDAKTNLTAVILGTDTCEERFRELGVVSPLAAEDAEFSKGCSIALAITTML; encoded by the coding sequence ATGATGAGGCACTGGCAAGCTCCCTCCTGTCTCCTCGtgctcctcttcgtcctcgtcttcTCCGAGGCTTCCACTCTAGAGGACACATGCAAGTCCGTCGGCGCAAGCAAGAAAGACATCGGCTACGACTACTGCATCAAGTTCTTCCAGGGCGACAGCGCCAGCGCCACCGCGGACAGGCACGGCCTCGTCGTCATCGCCACTAAGATCACCCGAGGAGAGGCCGCGAACTCCCGCAAGCGCATTGATGCCCTCAAGGCCTCGGTGACGGACAAGAAGGTCAGCGGGCGCCTCTCCGACTGCCGGATGCACTACACGGCGGCGCTGAAATGGCTCGAAGCCGCCGCGGAGGGCGTCAAGTCGGGTAATTTGCAGGACGCGAAGACCAACCTCACGGCCGTGATATTGGGCACGGACACCTGCGAGGAAAGGTTCCGCGAGCTGGGCGTCGTGTCGCCGCTGGCCGCCGAGGACGCTGAGTTCTCCAAGGGCTGCTCCATCGCGCTCGCCATAACCACCATGTTGTAG